A genomic window from Erythrobacter sp. BLCC-B19 includes:
- a CDS encoding AMP-binding protein — protein sequence MTVSSVATAYHHPVPLDTRFEPATLPALLERTLAMNPQAPFLHFLGRTYSYAQIHKEAKAFALGLQAIGIAKGDRVGLFLPNVPIYAAAYYGAMMAGAVVVNFSPLYSVEELSWQVGDSGTKVLVTLDVPELYKTAAKVLEGSALETLVVGSLADQLPWYKGLALQLLKRKQIADVAHGPTIKSWAEMIPVGTLAPVDVGPQDLALLQYTGGTTGRPKGAMLGHDQLSVNAQQVAALNPFGNPTGEVFMGALPFFHVFANTALLNHAMVTGASIAMVPRFETKQVLETIQRYRCTGFPGVPTMFQAILDHPDLPKTDLSSLKVCISGGAPMPGPVHEKFEAVTGVRVCEGYGLTESAGVVSANPYQGTRKRGTIGQLVPGTEVVLLDKEDPSRLAPEGEPGELAVHGPQVMRGYWNRPESDAETFAAIGGKRYLRTGDVARIDAEGFLEIVDRIKDMIAVGGFKVFPSVVEDVILEHPAVKEALVIGVPEEYRGEVPRAYVTLNEGASATGDELAAWLNARIGKHERVDMVVVRESLPKTMIGKLDRKTLRAEVL from the coding sequence ATGACTGTCAGTAGTGTCGCAACCGCCTATCACCATCCCGTCCCGCTCGATACGCGGTTCGAGCCCGCCACTTTGCCCGCGCTGCTCGAACGCACTCTGGCGATGAACCCGCAGGCGCCGTTCCTGCATTTCCTCGGGCGCACCTATAGCTACGCCCAGATCCACAAGGAGGCCAAGGCCTTCGCGCTCGGTCTTCAGGCGATCGGCATTGCCAAGGGCGACCGGGTCGGCCTGTTCCTGCCCAACGTGCCGATCTACGCCGCCGCCTATTACGGCGCGATGATGGCGGGCGCGGTGGTGGTGAACTTCTCACCGCTCTATTCGGTCGAGGAGCTGAGCTGGCAGGTGGGCGACAGCGGCACCAAGGTGCTGGTGACGCTCGACGTGCCCGAGCTCTACAAGACGGCCGCGAAGGTGCTTGAAGGCTCGGCACTGGAAACGCTGGTGGTGGGCAGCCTTGCCGACCAGCTGCCGTGGTACAAGGGGCTCGCGCTGCAATTGCTGAAGCGCAAGCAGATCGCCGATGTGGCCCATGGCCCGACGATCAAGAGCTGGGCCGAGATGATCCCCGTCGGTACGCTCGCCCCGGTCGATGTCGGCCCGCAGGACCTTGCTCTGCTGCAATATACCGGCGGCACCACCGGGCGGCCCAAGGGGGCGATGCTGGGGCATGACCAGCTGTCGGTGAACGCGCAGCAGGTCGCTGCCTTGAATCCCTTCGGCAATCCGACGGGCGAGGTGTTCATGGGCGCGCTGCCGTTCTTCCATGTTTTCGCCAACACCGCGCTGCTCAATCACGCGATGGTGACGGGGGCCTCGATCGCGATGGTGCCGCGGTTCGAGACCAAGCAGGTCCTGGAGACCATCCAGCGTTACCGCTGCACCGGCTTTCCCGGTGTGCCGACGATGTTCCAGGCGATCCTCGATCACCCCGACCTTCCCAAGACCGACCTTTCCAGCCTCAAGGTCTGCATCTCGGGCGGCGCGCCGATGCCGGGGCCGGTGCATGAGAAGTTCGAGGCCGTGACCGGGGTGCGGGTGTGCGAGGGCTATGGCCTTACGGAAAGCGCGGGCGTGGTCTCGGCCAATCCCTATCAGGGCACGCGCAAGCGCGGCACCATCGGCCAGCTGGTGCCGGGAACCGAGGTGGTGCTGCTCGACAAGGAAGACCCCTCGCGCCTCGCGCCCGAGGGTGAGCCGGGCGAGCTGGCGGTGCACGGCCCGCAGGTGATGCGCGGCTACTGGAACCGGCCGGAGAGCGATGCCGAGACCTTCGCGGCAATCGGCGGCAAGCGCTACCTGCGCACCGGCGATGTCGCGCGGATCGACGCCGAGGGCTTCCTTGAAATCGTCGACCGCATCAAGGACATGATCGCGGTGGGCGGCTTCAAGGTCTTCCCCAGCGTGGTGGAGGACGTGATCCTCGAACACCCCGCGGTGAAGGAAGCGCTGGTGATCGGCGTTCCGGAAGAATATCGCGGCGAGGTGCCGCGCGCCTATGTGACGCTGAACGAGGGCGCATCAGCCACGGGTGACGAACTGGCGGCGTGGCTCAATGCCAGGATCGGCAAGCATGAGCGGGTCGACATGGTGGTGGTGCGCGAAAGCCTGCCCAAGACCATGATCGGCAAGCTGGATCGCAAGACGCTGCGGGCCGAAGTGCTCTGA
- a CDS encoding M23 family metallopeptidase, producing MRADGQVRFVKISAKLQMRVAAGVVALVFLWLVALAVMAWGQYRAEADLASFVEEKARVATTSERLKAYGGDLDKVVNDLKQRQDFLDEMARMLPEDMVQEGAASGTVTDSTAITNETVKKVSALFPQAKGLAELEARQLAYVERLTRFADARARRAEAAMRKLNLDPKFLSRETQEAMGGPFEAITDADDIDPRFERLGLSLARMAVLERALDGIPQVVPASIQSITSGFGYRRDPFNGRGAMHAGIDFKGPIGSPVFAAADGRVTFVGQKSGYGNVVEITHGNGMLTRYAHLSRFDVRVGQQVAAGTTIAGLGNTGRSTGPHLHFEIRINDRAINPRPFLEAAPDVLKEVRAAGSARPAPRAAR from the coding sequence ATGCGCGCCGATGGGCAGGTGCGCTTCGTCAAGATTTCCGCCAAGCTGCAGATGCGCGTCGCCGCCGGCGTGGTCGCGCTGGTGTTCCTGTGGCTCGTCGCGCTCGCGGTGATGGCCTGGGGCCAGTACCGGGCGGAGGCTGACCTTGCCTCCTTCGTCGAGGAAAAGGCCCGCGTCGCCACCACCAGCGAGCGTCTGAAGGCCTATGGCGGCGATCTCGACAAGGTCGTGAACGACCTCAAGCAGCGGCAGGATTTCCTCGACGAGATGGCCCGGATGCTGCCCGAGGACATGGTGCAGGAAGGCGCAGCGAGCGGCACTGTCACCGATTCGACTGCCATCACGAACGAAACCGTCAAGAAAGTCAGCGCGCTGTTCCCGCAGGCCAAGGGTCTGGCCGAGCTTGAAGCCCGCCAGCTCGCCTATGTCGAGCGCCTCACCCGCTTCGCCGATGCCCGCGCCCGCCGCGCCGAGGCCGCGATGCGCAAGCTGAACCTCGACCCCAAGTTCCTCAGCCGCGAAACCCAGGAAGCGATGGGCGGCCCGTTCGAGGCGATCACCGACGCCGATGACATCGACCCGCGCTTCGAACGCCTCGGCCTCAGCCTTGCGCGCATGGCCGTGCTGGAGCGCGCGCTGGACGGTATCCCGCAGGTCGTGCCCGCGAGCATCCAGTCGATCACTTCGGGCTTCGGCTATCGCCGCGACCCCTTCAACGGGCGCGGCGCGATGCACGCGGGGATCGACTTCAAAGGCCCGATCGGATCGCCGGTCTTTGCCGCCGCCGATGGCCGGGTGACCTTCGTCGGACAGAAGTCGGGCTATGGCAATGTCGTCGAGATCACCCATGGTAACGGGATGTTGACCCGTTACGCGCACTTGTCGCGCTTCGATGTGCGGGTCGGCCAGCAGGTCGCGGCCGGAACCACCATCGCCGGGCTCGGCAACACCGGGCGCTCGACCGGTCCGCACCTGCATTTCGAAATCCGCATCAATGACCGCGCGATCAACCCGCGCCCGTTTCTGGAGGCTGCCCCCGATGTTCTCAAGGAAGTCCGCGCAGCCGGATCAGCCCGCCCCGCCCCCCGCGCGGCCCGTTAA
- a CDS encoding bactofilin family protein, with protein MASGSTFSVIGADVTIKGDISATADLHIDGNIEGDIKCASLVQGEKSSISGAVVAESARMAGKVTGSITARELVILKTARIEGDVHYDALTIEQGAEVDGRFAPNARTVVKPVPSVEAAE; from the coding sequence ATGGCCTCTGGCTCAACCTTCTCGGTGATCGGCGCGGATGTGACGATCAAGGGCGACATCAGCGCCACCGCCGATCTGCACATCGACGGCAATATCGAAGGCGACATCAAGTGCGCCAGCCTCGTGCAGGGCGAGAAGAGCAGCATCAGCGGCGCCGTGGTGGCCGAAAGCGCCCGGATGGCCGGCAAGGTGACCGGATCGATCACCGCGCGCGAGCTGGTGATCCTCAAGACCGCCCGGATCGAAGGCGATGTCCACTATGACGCGCTGACCATCGAACAGGGCGCGGAAGTCGACGGCCGTTTCGCCCCCAACGCCCGCACCGTGGTCAAGCCCGTGCCGAGCGTCGAGGCGGCGGAGTAG
- a CDS encoding glutamate-5-semialdehyde dehydrogenase: protein MTQSAASAVSPDLPAPEALVHDLARAARLAQRALAAMPSAARAAALHLAADALRAATPAVLAANAKDLAAGEANGLSKAMLDRLALDESRLAGIADAVAAVADLPDPVGQVIDASERPNGLKMQRIRVPIGTIGIIYESRPNVTADAAALCVRAGNAALLRGGSEAVHSNRAIHAALVEGLTQVGVPAEAVQLIPSQDRACVGAMLTAAGLIDMIVPRGGKSLVARVQADARVPVLAHLDGICHTYVHHAADPAMATSLALNAKLRRTGICGAMETLLIDSAFPQGAALVAALIDMGCEVRGDARARTFDPRVIPASANDWDTEYLDAILSVAVVDGLDDALAHIARHSSAHTDAIVTADEAAAERFLTEVDSAIVMHNASSQFADGGEFGLGAEIGIATGRLHARGPVALEGLTTYKWQVRGQGQTRP from the coding sequence ATGACTCAGTCCGCCGCCTCTGCCGTCTCGCCCGACCTGCCTGCGCCCGAAGCGCTGGTGCATGACCTTGCCCGCGCCGCCCGGCTCGCCCAGCGCGCGCTTGCCGCCATGCCGAGCGCAGCGCGCGCCGCTGCGCTCCATCTGGCAGCGGATGCGCTGCGCGCGGCGACGCCTGCGGTCCTGGCGGCGAATGCCAAGGATCTTGCGGCGGGTGAGGCCAATGGGCTGTCGAAGGCGATGCTCGACCGGCTGGCGCTCGACGAATCGCGGCTTGCCGGGATTGCCGATGCGGTCGCGGCGGTGGCCGATCTGCCCGATCCGGTGGGGCAGGTGATCGACGCGAGCGAGCGGCCCAATGGGTTGAAAATGCAGCGCATCCGCGTGCCGATCGGCACTATCGGGATCATCTACGAAAGCCGCCCCAATGTTACCGCCGATGCCGCCGCGCTGTGCGTGCGGGCGGGCAATGCGGCGCTGCTGCGCGGCGGGAGCGAGGCGGTGCATTCCAACCGCGCGATCCATGCCGCGCTTGTCGAGGGGCTGACCCAAGTCGGCGTGCCCGCAGAGGCGGTGCAGCTGATCCCCTCGCAGGATCGCGCCTGCGTCGGCGCGATGCTGACTGCGGCGGGGCTGATCGACATGATCGTGCCGCGCGGGGGCAAGAGCCTCGTCGCAAGGGTGCAGGCCGATGCGCGCGTGCCCGTGCTCGCGCATCTCGACGGTATCTGCCACACCTATGTCCACCACGCTGCCGACCCGGCGATGGCGACATCGCTCGCACTCAACGCCAAGCTGCGCCGCACCGGCATTTGCGGGGCGATGGAGACGCTGCTGATCGATTCGGCCTTTCCGCAAGGGGCGGCGCTGGTCGCGGCGCTGATCGACATGGGCTGCGAGGTGCGCGGCGATGCCCGCGCCCGCACATTCGACCCGCGCGTCATCCCGGCGAGCGCGAATGACTGGGACACCGAATATCTCGACGCGATTCTCTCGGTCGCGGTCGTCGACGGGCTGGACGACGCGCTCGCCCATATCGCGCGCCATTCCTCGGCCCATACCGATGCCATCGTCACCGCCGATGAGGCCGCTGCCGAGCGCTTCCTCACCGAGGTCGACAGCGCCATCGTGATGCACAACGCCTCCTCGCAATTCGCCGACGGGGGCGAGTTCGGCCTTGGCGCGGAGATCGGGATTGCCACG